The genome window AAGGCTAGGCCGAAGGGCGCAAAAAAGGCGCAAACAAGACAAAGCGCGAGGACGAGGCTAGCGTTTTTAGCCGCGGCTGGCGTGATCTTGGCGGCTGAAATTTACATCGTGATCTGCGTAAAGGGCGGCTTCGTGCGGCACTACGCGGGCGACGTTTTGGCCGTCATCTTGCTTTACGCTTTGGCGCGGGCTGCTTTTAGCGAGCCGCCTTTAAATTTACCGCTTAAAATTTTCGCGTTTGCCGCAGCCTTGGAGCTCGCGCAGTATTTTGGCGCGGTGCAAATTTTAGGCATAGAAAATAAAATTTTAAAAGTAATGATCGGCGGGACGTTTGATTTTACCGACCTGCTCTGCTACGCCGCAGGCTGCGTCCTGGCGGGCGTTTATGAAAAATTTGAAAAAAAGGAGAAGCGATGGATAAACAAAAAGCCGTGAAAAAGATGACCGAGGTCATGGCGAAATTCGTCGGCTACACGGGCAAGGTGCTGCCTGATGATGTGACGGCAAAGCTGCGGGAGCTTAGCGAGCGCGAGACGCAGCCGCTAGCGAGAGAAATCTACAAAACAATGTTTGAAAACCAGCGCCTGGCTAAGGAACTAGATCGTCCGTCCTGTCAGGATACGGGCGTGATCCAGTTTTTCGTGCGCTGCGGAGCGAACTTCCCGCTCATCGGCGAGATTGAGGAGCTGCTGCGAGAGGCCGTACTGCGAGCGACGCGCGAGGCTCCGCTGCGTCACAACAGCGTCGAGACATTTGACGAGTACAACACTGGCAAAAACGTCGGTAAGGGCACGCCGAGCGTATTTTGGGAGATCGTGCCGGGTAGTAGCGAGTGCGAGATACACACCTATATGGCGGGCGGCGGCTGTAGCCTGCCCGGCAAGGCAACCGTACTGATGCCGGGCATGGGTTACGAGGGAGTCGTAAAATTCGTCATGGACATCATGACAAGCTACGGCATAAATGCCTGTCCTCCGCTGCTAGTGGGCGTAGGCATCGGCACCTCGATCGACGTGGCGTCGCTGCTATCTAAAAAAGCGCTGATGAGGCCGCTAGGCTCGCGCAATCCAAACGACCGCGCCGCGCTAACCGAAAAGCTGCTAGAAGATGGTATCAATAAAATCGGCCTCGGCCCGCAAGGCATGAGCGGCGCAAGCTCGGTCATGGGCGTGCATATCGAAAACTGCGCCCGCCACCCAAGCGTCATCGCCGTCGCCGTAAACGTAGGCTGCTGGTCGCACCGCAAAGGCCACATCGTCTGGGACGAAAAGATAAATTTTGCCGTAAAATCGCACAAGGAGTTCGCGCTATGAGTAAGAAAATTTTAACCACGCCGATCGCGCCCGAGGATCTAGCGGATATCAAGATCGGCGACGTGATCTACCTAACCGGGCACATCGTCACCTGCCGCGACGTGCCGCACAGACGCGTCGTAGAGGAGTGCCGCGACCTACCGCTAGACATCAGAGGCGGTGCGATCCTGCACGCGGGGCCGATCATCAGAAAAATGGACGGCGGCGGCAAAGAGGGCTTTGAGATGGTCTCTGTGGGGCCGACGACTAGCATGCGGATGGAGAAATTTGAGCGCGAATTTATCGCTAAAACGGGCGTGCGCCTGATAGTGGGCAAAGGCGGCATGGGCGAGGGCACGATGAGCGGCTGCAAGGAGTTTGGCGCGATACACTGCGTATTTCCCGCGGGCTGCGCGGTGGTCGCCGCGACGCAGGTCGAGCAGATCGAGAGTGCTGACTGGACGGAGCTTGGGATGCCTGAGACGCTGTGGAAGTGCCGCGTGAAGGAGTTTGGCCCGCTCATCGTCTCCATAGACGCGCACGGAAATAATCTTTTCGAGCAAAACAAGGTCAAATTTAACGAGAAAAAGGACGCGGCGCTGGCTGAAATTTTACCGCAGGTGGGGTTTATAAAGTAAAACGTAATCGTTACGGACGCGATATGAGCAAGCTTGTCTCGCGTCCGAGTTTGGGATTATTTTATGCCGTTTTCTAAAAGCTCGTTTAAATCGTTCTCATCAAATCCTATCGTTTTTGCGACATTTTTGATAAACA of Campylobacter showae contains these proteins:
- a CDS encoding DUF2809 domain-containing protein, giving the protein MREENLNEQKARPKGAKKAQTRQSARTRLAFLAAAGVILAAEIYIVICVKGGFVRHYAGDVLAVILLYALARAAFSEPPLNLPLKIFAFAAALELAQYFGAVQILGIENKILKVMIGGTFDFTDLLCYAAGCVLAGVYEKFEKKEKRWINKKP
- the ttdB gene encoding L(+)-tartrate dehydratase subunit beta, yielding MSKKILTTPIAPEDLADIKIGDVIYLTGHIVTCRDVPHRRVVEECRDLPLDIRGGAILHAGPIIRKMDGGGKEGFEMVSVGPTTSMRMEKFEREFIAKTGVRLIVGKGGMGEGTMSGCKEFGAIHCVFPAGCAVVAATQVEQIESADWTELGMPETLWKCRVKEFGPLIVSIDAHGNNLFEQNKVKFNEKKDAALAEILPQVGFIK
- the ttdA gene encoding L(+)-tartrate dehydratase subunit alpha — protein: MDKQKAVKKMTEVMAKFVGYTGKVLPDDVTAKLRELSERETQPLAREIYKTMFENQRLAKELDRPSCQDTGVIQFFVRCGANFPLIGEIEELLREAVLRATREAPLRHNSVETFDEYNTGKNVGKGTPSVFWEIVPGSSECEIHTYMAGGGCSLPGKATVLMPGMGYEGVVKFVMDIMTSYGINACPPLLVGVGIGTSIDVASLLSKKALMRPLGSRNPNDRAALTEKLLEDGINKIGLGPQGMSGASSVMGVHIENCARHPSVIAVAVNVGCWSHRKGHIVWDEKINFAVKSHKEFAL